The window GATCGGCGCGTACGGCGTCATCTCGTACATGGACACCGTCGGCGGCGTCTACTACCCCGAGGGCGGGATGGGCGAGATCGGCCGGGCGATGACCGGCGCGGCGGCCCGGGCGGGCGCGGACGTGCGGTTCGGCACCGAAGCCGCGTGGCTCGAGCGGGTGTCCTCGCGGGTGCGGGCGGTCCGGACGCGCTCGGGCGAGCGGATCGCCTGCGACGCCGTCGTCCTCGCCACCGAGCTGACCGCGGCCTACCGGCTCGTCGGCGCGCGGCCGCGGCGCGTCGTGCCGCTGCGGTACTCGCCGTCCGCCGTCGTGCTGCACGGCCGGACGACGCGGGCGTGGGACCTCGGGCACCACACGATCTACTTCGGCGGCGCCTGGGAGCGGACGTTCGCGGAGATCATCCGCGAAGGCAAGCTCATGAGCGACCCGTCGCTGCTGGTCACGCGCCCGACGGCGACGGACCCGGGGCTGGCCGGGCGCGGCGGCGAGATCGTCTCGGTCCTCGCGCCCGCACCGAACCTGCGTCGCGGGCCGATCGACTGGGAACGGGTACGCGGGCCGTACCGCGACGAGCTCCTGCGCACGCTCGAGGCACGCGGGCTGACCGGGTTCGGCGACGAGTTCACCGTCGACGAGACGATCACCCCGGCGGACTGGGCGGCGCGCGGGCTCGCCGCCGGGACGCCGTTCTCGCTGGCGCACACGTTCGCGCAGACCGGCCCGTTCCGGCCGGCGAACCTGGTGCGCGCGGCGGGCAACGTGGTGCTCGCCGGCTGCGGCACGACGCCGGGTGTCGGCATCCCGCCCGTGCTCATCTCCGGACGACTGGCAGCGGAAAGGATCACCGGCCGGTGAACGAACTCGACGCCGCGGGCATCCTCGCGCCGGACCTGCGGGCCGCCTACACGGAGTGCCGCCGCATCAACGCCCACCACGGGCGCACGTTCTTCCTGGCCACCCGGCTGCTGCCGGCGCGGGCCCGGCCCGCGGCGCACACGCTCTACGGGTTCGCGCGGATGGCCGACGAACTGGTCGACAACCCCGCGCCCGGCAGCGATCCGGCGTCCGAGCTGGACCGCGTCGGGGCGATGGTCGACGTCGTCTTCGACGGCGGGACCCCGGACGATCCGGTGCTCGTGGCGCTGGCCGACACCGTGCGGCGCTACGGCATCGACCGGGGCCTGTTCGACGCGTTCCTGAAGTCGATGCGGATGGACCTGGCGCCGGTCGAGTACCGGACGTTCGCCGAGCTGGGTGAGTACATGTACGGCTCGGCCGCGGTGATCGGGCTGCAGATGCTGCCGGTGTTCGGCACGGTGGGGCCGCTCGCCGACGCCACGCCGGGGGCGATCGCGCTCGGTGAGGCGTTCCAGCTGACGAATTTCCTGCGCGACGTCGGCGAAGACCTCGACCGCGGCCGGCTGTACCTGCCGACGCGGGAGCTGGCCGCCTTCGGCGTCACCCGGGAGCTGCTCGAGGAGCGACGGCCGGAGCCGCGGATCCGCGCGGCACTGGCGTACTTCGTCGCGCGGACGCGGGCGGTGTACCGGCGGGCCGAAGCCGGGGTCGCGTCGCTGCGGCCGGAAGCGCGGCCGTGCGTGCGGACGGCGTTGACGCTGTACGAAGGGATCTTGGACGAGATCGTCGCGCTGGACTACGACATCCTGACCCGGCGCGCGGTGGTGCCGAACTCGCGCAGGCTGGTGGTCGCGCTACCCCCCTTGGCCACGGTGTGGGCGCGCGAGACGTTCCGGGGCGGTCGTAGGCTGCGATCATGACCGAACGACGCATCCGGATCGGCCTGCAGCTCCAGCCGCAGCACGCCGACTACGACACCATCCGGCGCACCGCCTCGGCCGCCGAGGACCTCGGTGCCGACATCGTCTTCAACTGGGACCACTTCTACCCGCTGTACGGCGAGCCCGAGGGCAAGCACTTCGAGTGCTGGACCATGCTCGGCGCGTGGGCGGAGTCGACGTCGCGGGTGGAGATCGGCGCGCTGGTGACCTGCAACAGCTACCGCAACCCCGAGCTGCTGGCCGACATGGCCCGCACGGTCGACCACATCTCCGGCGGCCGGCTCATCCTCGGCATCGGCTCCGGCTGGTTCGAGAAGGACTACGACGAGTACGGCTACGAGTTCGGCACCGCCGGCGGCCGCCTCGACGACCTGGCCGAGTCGCTGCCGCGCATCGAGTCGCGCCTCGGCAAGCTGAACCCGGCGCCGACGCGCAAGATCCCGGTTCTCATCGGCGGCGGCGGTGAGAAGAAGACGCTGAAGCTGGTGGCCAAGCACGGCGACATCTGGCACGGCTTCGGCGACCCGGAGGTCGTCGAGCGCAAGGTGAAGATCCTCGACCAGCACTGCGCGGACGTCGGCCGCGACCCGGCGGAGATCGAGCGGTCGTGCGGCGTCCAGGGCGAGCCGGACGAGCTGGGCCCGAAGCTCCTGAGCCTGGGCGTCACCACGTTCACGGTCGGCGTGGGCGGCCCGGACTACGACCTGGGCGCGCTCGAGAAGTGGCTCGCCTGGCGCGAGAAGACCAACGCCTGACGCGCTACTTTTGCGCCCGGTGCGCGGCGACTCGTTCCCGCGTCGCGCACCGGGACGAGCAAAACCGTCGCGGACTGCCGCCGCCGGTGTGGGCGAACGGCTTCCCGCACGACGGTGACGCGCACAGCCCGCCCGGCACGTCCTGCCGCTCCGCCAGCAGCGCCGCCAGCCCCAGCGCCGACGACGTCACCAGCCACGCTCCCCACGGGCCGTCGTCGGCCGCGTCGAGGTGCAGGTGCCAGCCGTAGCCCTCTTCGTGGTCCGTCAGGCGCGGTGGGCCCGCGTACGCCGCGAACAACGCGTTGAGCACCGAAGCCGCCGAAGCGACGTCAGGCGCCGCGAACACTTCGCGCAGCGAAACCGCCGCCGCCCGCAGCTCGGCGATGTCCGAAGGCGAGAGGTGGACGTCCGGCTCGCCGTGTGCGCGCAAGACGCGAACGACCGCCGAAGGATCGGCGTCGGAAAGCAAGACATCCAGCAGGTCGACCGCGCGCTGCACGGAATCCCGGTGCGGAAGGGTCATACTCCACTGTAACGTCTTGCCCATGATAAGGCGTTACCTGGTCGGGGCGACGCTCGCGCGGACCGGCGACGAGCTGTCCGGGCCCGCCCTCCTCCTGCTGGGCCTGCGCGAAGGCCCGCACGCCGGTTCCGCGCTGCTCGCCGGCCTGACCGCCGCCGCGGCGGTGGGCGGGCCCGTCTTCGGGGCCTTTCTCGACCGCAGCCCCGCACCCGGACGGCTGCTGGCGACCGCCCTGGCCGGGTACGCGGGCGGGATCGCGATCATCACCGCCCTCTTCGGCCACCTGCCGCTCGAAGCCGTGGTCGCCGGAGCGGTCGTGACCGGCCTGCTGAACCCCGCCATCGCGGGCGGCTGGACCGCTCAGCTGCCCGCGGTCGCCGGGCCGAAGACCCAGCAGGCCAGCCGGCTCGACGCGCTGACGTTCACCGCCGCCGCGCTGGCCGGTCCCGGGCTCGCGGGACTCCTCGGCGGCCCGGCCGGGCTCGTGGCGGCCGTCGCGCTGGTCGCCACCGCGGTCCCGGTGGCGTGGACCCTCCCCCGACGGAAACCCACCACCAGGACGGGGCTCAAGGACGGCTTCACGGTTCTCGTCCGCAACGCGCCGCTGAGGCGGGCCACCATCGCGTCGACGATCTCCTGCGCGGGAATCGGTATGGTCACCGTCTGTTACCCCATGCTCGGCGCGGCCCACCTGCGCGGCCCGGCGGACGGCGCGCTGCTGCTGACCGTCCTCGCCGTCGCGTCGCTGCTCGCCAACGCGGTCTTCGCGAAGAAGCCGCTGCCGTGGGCGCCGGACCGGATCGTCGGGCTGAGCACGCTCGTCCTGGCCGTGAGCGCCGCGCTGGCCGCGGTCGCCGACGGCGTCACGCTGCTGGTCGTGGCCGCGGCAGTCGCCGGGTTCGGCGAAGGACCGCAGCTCACGGCGTTGTTCGCGATCCGCCACCGCGAAGCGCCGGCGCGGGTCCGGGCGCAGGTGTTCACGACGGCGGCGAGCGTGAAGATCACCGGCCTGGCGGCCGGCGCGGCCTTGGCGGGCCCGCTCGCGGCGTGGTCGCTCCCGGCCTGCCTGCTGACCGCGGCGGCCGTGCAGCTCGCCGCGGCGATCAGCGGTTCGAGCCGGTCAGAACGCCATCGCCTGCGCGCGCCGCTTCACCTCGGTGCCGTGGCTGGTGCGCAGGGCGTTGATCGGGGTGCTGCCCGGCAGGCTCTCGTCGGTCTCGAAGAGCCACCGCAGCATCTCCGTCCGGGAGAAGCCGGAGTCGGCGAGCACCGTGATCGTCCCGGCCAGCCCCTTCACGACCCCGTCCTTGACGAAGAAGGCGCTGGGCACGCACAGGTCGCCGTCGCGCTTGAAGGCGATCAGCTGCCCGTCGCGCAGCATCTGACGGACCTTGTTGGCCGAGGTCCCGAGGACGTTCGCCACCTCGCCCAGCGGGAGGACCGCGATGGCGGTGTCGAGGACGTCGTCGGCGACAGGAATCCCACTCACAGGTGACACTCTGCCACATTCCGCACTCACCCCCGCTAGTGCGCACGGGTGACCCGCGAGGTCTCCTCCACCAACCGTGTGCGGTTCCGTACGATCCATACTCGTGACTCGCACCCAACCCAGCCTGGCCGGCACGCTCCTCGAGCGCCGCTACCGGGTGGACCGGCTGCTCGCCCACGGGGGGATGTCTTCCGTCTACCGGGGGACGGACACCCGGCTGGACCGTCCGGTCGCGATCAAGATCATGGACCCGCGCTTCGCCGACGACCGGTCGTTCGTGGACCGGTTCGTGCGCGAGGCGCAGTCGGCGGCGCAACTGCATCACCCGAACGTGGTGGCAGTGCACGACCAGGGCTTCGACCTGCCCCAGGGCGCGGAGTCCGGCCTCGCCTTCCTGGTGATGGAGCTGGTGGACGGCGGCACGCTGCGCGACCTGCTGGACGACCAGGGCCCCCTGGACGTCGCGCTCGCGCTGAGCGTCGCCGAGCCGGTGCTCTCGGCGCTGGCCGCCGCGCACCGCGCCGGGCTGGTGCACCGGGACGTCAAGCCGGAGAACGTGCTGATCGGCCGGTCCGGGCCGCACACCGGCGGCGTCGTGAAGGTCGCCGACTTCGGCCTCGTGCGGGCCGTGGCGAGCGCGGGCACGACCAGCTCGAGCGTCATCCTCGGCACGGTCGCCTACCTGTCGCCGGAGCAGGTCGAGACCGGCGCGGCGTCCGCGCGCGGCGACGTCTACTCGGCGGGCATCCTGCTCTACGAGATGCTGACCGGGCAGGTGCCCTACACCGGCGACACCGCGATCTCGGTGGCCTACCGGCACGTGAACGACGACGTCCCGCGGCCGAGCGAGCTGCGCCCGGACCTGCCGCCCGCGCTGGACGAGCTGATCATCCGCGCGACCCGGCGCGACCCGGAGCTGCGGCCCGCCGACGCCGGGGAGTTCCTGACCGAGCTGACCGCGGTGCGCGCGCAGCTGGGCCTGCTGCCGGTGACCGTGCCGGTCCCGGTCTCGCACGGCCAGGGCGACCTCGCCGACACCGAGCGCACGCTGCCGCGGATCCCGCTGGTGCCCGACACCCAGCAGACGATGCCGGTGCACCGCCCCAACGCGACGCGGGCGCTGAGCCACCCCGGTACCCCGCCCCCGGGCATCACCCAGCAGATCCCGCCGGTGGCCCGGCGCCGGGGCGAGCGGGCGCCGGAGAAGCCGAAGGACAACCGGAAGCGGATCGCCGTCATCGCCGCGGCGGTGCTGCTGTTCGGCGGCCTGATCACGGCGTTCGTCTTCATGCTCACCGACACCGGCGGCGCCAAGACGGCGACCGTGCCGCACCTCGTCGGGCTGAACCAGGCCGCGGCGGGCGACGCGCTGCGCGCGGTGAAGCTGAACCCGCAGTTCAGCCAGCAGTACGACAACTCGGTGCCGTCGAACACCGTGCTGCGTGCCGAGCCCGCCGAGGGCACGCCGCTGGCGCCGAACTCGACGGTGTCGGTCGTGCTGTCGAAGGGCCGCCCGATCGTGCCGGACGTCCGGCCGGGCACCGCGCTGCCCGACGCCGAGCAGGCGATCAAGACCGCCCAGCTGACCCCGGTGCGCGGCACCGACGACTTCGACTCCGACGTCCCGCAGGGCGCGGTGATCCGCACCGAGCCGTCCGCGGGCAGCCAGCTGAACATCGGCGGCCAGGTCACGATCATCGTGTCGAAGGGGCCGATCCCGCTGCCGCCGGTCCCGGACGTCACCGGGCGGAGCAAGGACGACGCGTTCCAGCTGCTGCAGCAGGCCGGGTTCGAGCCGTTCCAGGCGGGCGAGGAGTTCACCCAGAACGTCCCGGGCGGGGCCGTCACCCGGACCGACCCGCCGGCCAACGCGCAGGCGAAGGAAAAGCGGATCGGCGTCTTCGTCAACAACGCCGTGCAGGTGCCGGACGTGCGGTTCCGCTCGTTCGACGACGCGCAGAAGATCCTCGAGCAGGCCGGGCTGAAGGCCGACCGCGACGGCAAGGGCGGCGGCCGCGGCGGGGGCGGCGGGTTCGACTTCGTCTTCCAGCAGGACCCGCAGCCGGGCACGTTCGTGGCGAAGGGCAGCAAGGTCAAGCTGAAGGGCTTCGGGGGATGATCGGCAGCCGCGGCCGCGTGACCGGCACGATCGGCCCCGGCCTCATCGGCGAGGTCCTGCTGAACGTCCGGGGCGGCACGGAGGCGTTCTACGCCTACCCCGCCGACCCGGACGAGACGTTCGGCTCCGGCACCCAGGTGCTCGTGGTCGACTTCGAACCCCCGCGCACGGTTTATGTCGAACGGTGGCAACCACTGAGCCGCTGACGGCGTCGAAGAGGCACCAACGCACCCACAACAGAAAAGCGAGGGGGTCGGTGCCATGAGTCTCGTGCAAATCCTGCTGCTTTCCGCCGGGGGACTCGTCGTCGCGCTGCTGGTGATCTTCGGGATCCTGCGGCTGCTGTACAAGGTCGCGGAACCGAACGAAGCCCTGATCATCTCCGGGCTCGGCGTCCGGGTCGACCGCGCGGACACCGCGGACAGCCTGGGCTTCAAGATCATCACCGGCCGCGGCGTGAACGTCCTGCCCGGCTTCCAGACCGCGCGACGGCTGTCGCTGGACACCCGCGGCGTCAACCTGCAGGTCTCCTGCGTGACGAAGCAGGGGCTGCCGGTCACCGTGCGGGCCGTCGTGATCTACAAGGTCGGCGACGACTTCGCGTCGATCGCCAACGCCGCCCGCCGGTTCCTGGACCAGCAGAAGGGCATGAACGACACGATCCACGAGCTGTTCTCCGGCCACCTGCGCTCGATCGTGGGCGGGCTGACCCTCGAGGACATGATCCACAACCGCGAGGCGTTGACCGGCGAGGTCCGGCAGTCCTCGGCGAACGAGATGATCAAGCTGGGACTGATCGTCGACTCGCTGCAGATCCAGGAGATCGACGACGAGACCGGCTACATCCTGAACCTCGGCAAGCCGCACGCCGCCGCAGTCGCCGCGTCGGCGCGCATCGCCGAGGCGCGAAGCGATCAGGAGGCCGCCGAGGCCGAGCAGATCGCCGCCGCGAAGAAGGCGGCCGCGGTCCGCGAGAGCCAGATCCACCAGGCCGGCTACCAGGCCGAGGTGGACGAAGCGCGCGCCAAGGCGAGCCAGGCCGGGCCGCTGGCCGAGGCGTCCGCGCGCCAGGAGGTCGTCGTCCAGGAGACGCGGGCGGCCGAACTGGAAGCGGCGCTGGCCGAGCAGCGGCTGCAGTCGCAGGTCCGCAAGCCGGCCGACGCGAAGGCGTACGACACCCGCACGGCGGCCGACGCCGCCCGTGACGCTTCGATCGCCAAGGCCCAGGCCGAGGCGCGGGAGACCGAGCTGCGGGCCGCGGCGGACGCGACCCGCGTCAAGACCGCCGCCGAGGCGGAAGCACAGGCGACGAAGATCCGCGCCGAGGTCGCCGCGGGCGCCACCCGGGCGACCGGGCTGGCCGAGGCGGAGGCCGCGAAGGCCCGGGGCATGGCCGAAGCCGAGGCGACCAAGGCACGCGGTCTCGCGGAAGCCGAAGCGGCCCGCGCGAAGGGTCTCGCCGAAGCCGATGCCATCAAGGCGCGCGCCGCGGCGCTGGCGGAGAACCAGGAAGCCGTCGTCGCGCAGCAGCTGGCCGAGCGCTGGCCGGAGATCGTCGAGGCCGGCGCGAGCGCGTTCGGCAACATCGACCACATGGTCGTGCTCAACGGCGCCGACGGCATGTCGGACATGTTCGCCAAGGCGCTGTCGCTGGGCGGGACCGGTCTCGGCCTGGCCCGGCAGCTGATGGA of the Amycolatopsis sp. NBC_01488 genome contains:
- the crtI gene encoding phytoene desaturase family protein, coding for MRTIDGPADHVVVIGAGLAGLSATLHLLGAGRRVTLLEQADTPGGRTGQQSFDGNAVDTGASVLTMPELLEEAFAAVGEPLAKNLRLTRLDPAYRARFADGSELALHTDGEAMEAEIRAFAGAREAVGYRALRRWLSELYAAQKDRFIGANFDSPLDLARPELAKLAALGGFGRLGPRVARYLLDERVRRLFTFQALYAGLDPVSAIGAYGVISYMDTVGGVYYPEGGMGEIGRAMTGAAARAGADVRFGTEAAWLERVSSRVRAVRTRSGERIACDAVVLATELTAAYRLVGARPRRVVPLRYSPSAVVLHGRTTRAWDLGHHTIYFGGAWERTFAEIIREGKLMSDPSLLVTRPTATDPGLAGRGGEIVSVLAPAPNLRRGPIDWERVRGPYRDELLRTLEARGLTGFGDEFTVDETITPADWAARGLAAGTPFSLAHTFAQTGPFRPANLVRAAGNVVLAGCGTTPGVGIPPVLISGRLAAERITGR
- a CDS encoding phytoene/squalene synthase family protein produces the protein MNELDAAGILAPDLRAAYTECRRINAHHGRTFFLATRLLPARARPAAHTLYGFARMADELVDNPAPGSDPASELDRVGAMVDVVFDGGTPDDPVLVALADTVRRYGIDRGLFDAFLKSMRMDLAPVEYRTFAELGEYMYGSAAVIGLQMLPVFGTVGPLADATPGAIALGEAFQLTNFLRDVGEDLDRGRLYLPTRELAAFGVTRELLEERRPEPRIRAALAYFVARTRAVYRRAEAGVASLRPEARPCVRTALTLYEGILDEIVALDYDILTRRAVVPNSRRLVVALPPLATVWARETFRGGRRLRS
- a CDS encoding LLM class F420-dependent oxidoreductase, which gives rise to MTERRIRIGLQLQPQHADYDTIRRTASAAEDLGADIVFNWDHFYPLYGEPEGKHFECWTMLGAWAESTSRVEIGALVTCNSYRNPELLADMARTVDHISGGRLILGIGSGWFEKDYDEYGYEFGTAGGRLDDLAESLPRIESRLGKLNPAPTRKIPVLIGGGGEKKTLKLVAKHGDIWHGFGDPEVVERKVKILDQHCADVGRDPAEIERSCGVQGEPDELGPKLLSLGVTTFTVGVGGPDYDLGALEKWLAWREKTNA
- a CDS encoding CGNR zinc finger domain-containing protein yields the protein MTLPHRDSVQRAVDLLDVLLSDADPSAVVRVLRAHGEPDVHLSPSDIAELRAAAVSLREVFAAPDVASAASVLNALFAAYAGPPRLTDHEEGYGWHLHLDAADDGPWGAWLVTSSALGLAALLAERQDVPGGLCASPSCGKPFAHTGGGSPRRFCSSRCATRERVAAHRAQK
- a CDS encoding Rv2175c family DNA-binding protein — encoded protein: MSGIPVADDVLDTAIAVLPLGEVANVLGTSANKVRQMLRDGQLIAFKRDGDLCVPSAFFVKDGVVKGLAGTITVLADSGFSRTEMLRWLFETDESLPGSTPINALRTSHGTEVKRRAQAMAF
- the pknB gene encoding Stk1 family PASTA domain-containing Ser/Thr kinase, translating into MTRTQPSLAGTLLERRYRVDRLLAHGGMSSVYRGTDTRLDRPVAIKIMDPRFADDRSFVDRFVREAQSAAQLHHPNVVAVHDQGFDLPQGAESGLAFLVMELVDGGTLRDLLDDQGPLDVALALSVAEPVLSALAAAHRAGLVHRDVKPENVLIGRSGPHTGGVVKVADFGLVRAVASAGTTSSSVILGTVAYLSPEQVETGAASARGDVYSAGILLYEMLTGQVPYTGDTAISVAYRHVNDDVPRPSELRPDLPPALDELIIRATRRDPELRPADAGEFLTELTAVRAQLGLLPVTVPVPVSHGQGDLADTERTLPRIPLVPDTQQTMPVHRPNATRALSHPGTPPPGITQQIPPVARRRGERAPEKPKDNRKRIAVIAAAVLLFGGLITAFVFMLTDTGGAKTATVPHLVGLNQAAAGDALRAVKLNPQFSQQYDNSVPSNTVLRAEPAEGTPLAPNSTVSVVLSKGRPIVPDVRPGTALPDAEQAIKTAQLTPVRGTDDFDSDVPQGAVIRTEPSAGSQLNIGGQVTIIVSKGPIPLPPVPDVTGRSKDDAFQLLQQAGFEPFQAGEEFTQNVPGGAVTRTDPPANAQAKEKRIGVFVNNAVQVPDVRFRSFDDAQKILEQAGLKADRDGKGGGRGGGGGFDFVFQQDPQPGTFVAKGSKVKLKGFGG
- a CDS encoding SPFH domain-containing protein — translated: MSLVQILLLSAGGLVVALLVIFGILRLLYKVAEPNEALIISGLGVRVDRADTADSLGFKIITGRGVNVLPGFQTARRLSLDTRGVNLQVSCVTKQGLPVTVRAVVIYKVGDDFASIANAARRFLDQQKGMNDTIHELFSGHLRSIVGGLTLEDMIHNREALTGEVRQSSANEMIKLGLIVDSLQIQEIDDETGYILNLGKPHAAAVAASARIAEARSDQEAAEAEQIAAAKKAAAVRESQIHQAGYQAEVDEARAKASQAGPLAEASARQEVVVQETRAAELEAALAEQRLQSQVRKPADAKAYDTRTAADAARDASIAKAQAEARETELRAAADATRVKTAAEAEAQATKIRAEVAAGATRATGLAEAEAAKARGMAEAEATKARGLAEAEAARAKGLAEADAIKARAAALAENQEAVVAQQLAERWPEIVEAGASAFGNIDHMVVLNGADGMSDMFAKALSLGGTGLGLARQLMDAMGKPPSTELEKQAQANGELKLSD